The proteins below come from a single Leptotrichia sp. oral taxon 223 genomic window:
- a CDS encoding ABC transporter ATP-binding protein: protein MKELKYLLSLSGKHKVKLIFSAIFSIIGTTLSAVPYLLVYQIVLELFKANIDYSKIKFCVSIAIFFIIVKIIMQILSGVFSHIAAFSILYKIRIDLIEHLSKLNMGFFKKNMSGKLKKIINEDIEKLELFIAHQIPDLSSALVTPIIFLGIMIYFNWKLTLVLFIPIILSIMAQGKMFQSYGTHVEHYYTLLANLNATIMEYINAMNVMKAFNLTAKSFKDYRDITQEYADYWIELTELSVPFYSIFLCLTDSGLLFIIPVGGLMLFYNQISVSAYILFILMSTIFLSSLKALFDLAHHLSALTKGLGKIMEINGEQEQKSGNTNFPSNFSGYIKYENVNFAYKNKNVINNFSLEIKSGTSTALVGPSGSGKTTIGLLLGRFWDINSGKITIDGTDIKDFAYTGLADNVSFVFQDTFMLHDTIFENIRMGKDYSLEEVENAAKKAQIHDFIMSLPQKYETVIGEGGIKLSGGEKQRISIARAILKNAPIIVLDEVTSYSDIENEAKIQEALRTLLKGKTAIIIAHRLYTIKNADNIVVMNKGRITEQGTHKELLQNKSEYWHLWNLYSDNDLMENKEI, encoded by the coding sequence ATGAAAGAATTGAAATATTTGCTAAGTTTATCTGGTAAACATAAGGTGAAGCTGATTTTTTCAGCAATATTCAGTATAATTGGTACAACATTGTCTGCTGTGCCTTATCTTCTTGTGTATCAGATTGTTTTGGAGCTTTTTAAGGCGAATATTGATTATTCAAAAATAAAGTTCTGTGTTTCTATTGCGATATTTTTTATAATTGTAAAAATAATTATGCAGATTTTATCAGGGGTATTTTCACATATTGCGGCTTTTTCAATTTTGTACAAGATTAGGATTGATTTGATTGAGCATTTGTCAAAGCTAAATATGGGATTTTTTAAGAAAAATATGTCTGGAAAGCTGAAAAAGATTATTAATGAGGATATTGAAAAATTGGAACTTTTTATTGCACATCAGATTCCAGATTTATCATCAGCACTTGTAACTCCGATAATATTTTTGGGAATTATGATTTACTTTAACTGGAAATTGACACTTGTTTTATTTATTCCAATTATTCTAAGCATAATGGCGCAGGGAAAAATGTTTCAAAGCTACGGAACCCATGTAGAACATTATTATACTCTTCTTGCAAACTTAAACGCTACTATTATGGAATACATAAATGCAATGAATGTTATGAAAGCATTCAACCTTACTGCTAAATCATTCAAGGATTATCGGGATATTACTCAGGAATATGCGGATTACTGGATTGAACTCACAGAATTAAGTGTACCATTTTATTCAATTTTTCTCTGTCTGACTGATTCCGGGCTGCTTTTCATTATTCCCGTTGGCGGACTTATGCTATTTTATAATCAAATTTCAGTATCTGCGTATATTTTATTTATTTTAATGAGTACAATTTTTTTAAGCTCATTAAAGGCATTATTTGACTTGGCACACCATCTTTCCGCATTAACTAAAGGGTTAGGGAAAATTATGGAAATCAATGGGGAACAGGAGCAAAAATCTGGAAACACAAATTTCCCTTCTAATTTTTCAGGCTATATAAAATATGAAAATGTAAATTTTGCATATAAAAATAAAAATGTTATAAATAACTTTTCCTTGGAAATAAAATCTGGAACTTCAACCGCACTTGTAGGGCCTTCTGGCTCAGGAAAAACAACGATAGGACTTCTACTTGGAAGATTCTGGGACATAAATAGCGGAAAAATAACGATTGATGGAACTGATATTAAGGATTTTGCTTATACAGGATTGGCTGACAATGTTTCGTTTGTTTTTCAGGATACATTTATGCTTCACGATACTATTTTTGAGAATATAAGAATGGGGAAGGATTATTCGCTGGAAGAAGTGGAAAATGCTGCAAAAAAAGCACAAATTCACGATTTTATAATGTCCTTGCCTCAAAAATACGAAACTGTAATTGGTGAAGGCGGGATTAAGTTAAGTGGTGGGGAAAAACAGAGAATTTCAATAGCTCGTGCCATTTTAAAAAATGCCCCAATTATCGTGCTGGACGAAGTTACTTCCTACTCCGACATTGAAAACGAAGCCAAGATTCAGGAGGCTTTACGTACTTTGTTAAAAGGGAAAACTGCCATTATCATTGCTCACAGACTCTACACAATAAAAAATGCCGATAATATCGTTGTAATGAATAAAGGACGTATTACCGAGCAAGGTACTCACAAGGAGCTTCTGCAAAATAAATCTGAATACTGGCATTTATGGAATTTATATAGCGATAATGATTTGATGGAAAATAAGGAAATTTAG